From one Synechocystis sp. PCC 6803 substr. PCC-P genomic stretch:
- the galE gene encoding UDP-glucose 4-epimerase GalE, translated as MTQSSPPKILVTGGAGYIGSSVVRQLGEAGYSIVVYDNCSTGFPSSILYGQLVIGDLADTERLHQVFHEHEILAVMHFAGSLIVPESLIHPLNYYANNTSNTLSLIRCCQIFGVNRLIFSSTAAVYGNSSSNPISEAEIPCPINPYGRSKLASEWIIQDYAKSSALQYVILRYFNVAGADPEGRLGQMSKTTTHLVRSVCDAILNLKPSLDIFGTDFPTRDGTAVRDYIHVEDLAKAHLDALRYLENGGESQILNCGYGQGYSVREVVDRAKAISGVDFLVRETERRLGDPASVIACADSIRQVLNWTPKYNNLDIILRTALAWEIKRNNLNNRRIHNII; from the coding sequence ATGACCCAGTCTTCCCCACCCAAAATCTTAGTTACAGGAGGAGCGGGTTATATTGGCTCCAGTGTTGTCCGCCAGCTCGGTGAAGCAGGATACAGCATAGTCGTATATGACAATTGTTCGACTGGTTTTCCCAGTTCAATACTCTATGGTCAACTTGTCATTGGCGATCTTGCCGACACCGAACGTCTTCATCAGGTATTTCATGAGCATGAGATACTTGCGGTAATGCATTTTGCTGGTAGCTTAATAGTTCCAGAATCTTTAATTCATCCTCTTAACTACTACGCAAACAATACTAGTAACACTCTCAGTTTAATACGATGTTGTCAGATATTTGGTGTAAACCGACTGATTTTTTCAAGTACTGCTGCTGTTTATGGTAACTCCTCGTCTAATCCCATATCTGAAGCCGAGATTCCCTGTCCAATAAATCCCTATGGTCGATCAAAATTAGCCAGTGAATGGATAATTCAAGATTATGCAAAGTCCTCTGCTCTACAATATGTAATTCTACGTTACTTTAATGTTGCAGGAGCTGATCCAGAGGGGCGTTTAGGGCAAATGTCGAAGACAACTACCCATTTAGTACGGTCGGTTTGTGACGCAATTCTGAATCTTAAACCCTCGCTAGATATTTTTGGCACAGATTTTCCAACCCGTGATGGCACCGCTGTTCGTGACTATATTCACGTAGAAGACTTAGCTAAGGCCCATCTAGATGCTCTTCGTTATTTAGAAAACGGGGGAGAAAGTCAAATTCTGAATTGTGGTTATGGTCAAGGCTATAGCGTACGAGAGGTGGTTGATCGAGCTAAAGCAATCTCTGGGGTTGATTTTTTGGTCAGAGAAACAGAAAGACGTTTGGGCGATCCAGCTTCAGTTATAGCCTGTGCAGACTCTATTCGCCAAGTGTTAAATTGGACACCAAAGTACAATAACTTAGATATTATTCTTCGCACCGCATTAGCTTGGGAAATTAAACGAAATAATTTAAATAACAGACGTATTCATAATATTATTTGA
- a CDS encoding glycosyltransferase family 4 protein yields the protein MDKKQLKILMVLHMPWDANLGGPKPQMELAKEFSRQGHIVEKFDYYDAFPEIKSLPPKLLWLYRLFMPSFSQRAKEYIQKHANFFDIIDAQQGNLPFSKEELKFNGTLIVRSVGLYAFHQQFQELVQKTWNLSGNNNVFKLLLRKLRKIKQKKQNQNYLLSFQKADGIILINSDELAYVRDVLNLGDKSVYLPNGLTEKQHQDFFRESKLPKIRLMNQQIVFVGSWGNGKGARDWPAIINKVRNKLPFANFLFLGTSGYSRSGVEGIMKDLNYPSSDCLRIVPSYKNANLPTLLSEATVGAFPSYIEGFPTSILEKLASGLPVIAYDIPGTREALRRFDNLLLVPAGDVEQFSQKLINLLCLDETSYTELSKQCVEVAQSFDWSSIANETLNAYHDFRSKQ from the coding sequence ATGGATAAAAAGCAATTAAAAATCTTAATGGTATTACATATGCCTTGGGACGCTAACTTAGGGGGACCCAAACCCCAAATGGAGTTAGCAAAAGAATTCTCTAGACAAGGACATATTGTTGAAAAATTTGACTACTATGATGCTTTTCCTGAAATAAAATCCTTGCCACCAAAATTACTATGGCTTTATAGGCTATTTATGCCAAGTTTTTCACAGAGAGCCAAAGAATATATTCAAAAACATGCTAACTTTTTCGACATAATTGATGCTCAACAGGGTAATTTACCCTTTTCCAAAGAAGAATTAAAATTCAATGGAACCTTGATTGTAAGAAGCGTTGGATTATATGCTTTTCATCAACAATTTCAAGAGCTTGTGCAAAAAACATGGAACTTATCTGGTAATAACAATGTATTTAAATTGTTGCTGCGGAAATTACGCAAAATTAAACAGAAAAAGCAAAATCAAAATTATTTATTAAGCTTTCAAAAAGCAGACGGAATAATTTTGATAAATTCTGATGAGTTAGCTTATGTTCGTGATGTTTTAAACTTAGGTGACAAATCTGTTTATTTACCAAATGGATTGACAGAAAAACAGCATCAAGATTTTTTCAGAGAATCTAAATTGCCTAAAATTAGGTTGATGAATCAACAAATTGTTTTTGTCGGTTCTTGGGGGAATGGTAAAGGGGCAAGAGATTGGCCTGCGATTATTAATAAGGTTCGAAATAAACTTCCATTTGCTAATTTTTTATTCCTAGGTACAAGTGGATATTCAAGAAGTGGTGTAGAAGGAATCATGAAAGACTTAAATTATCCTTCATCAGATTGTCTCAGGATTGTACCAAGTTATAAAAACGCTAATTTGCCAACTCTTCTAAGTGAAGCAACTGTAGGCGCTTTTCCAAGTTATATAGAGGGATTTCCTACTTCTATTTTAGAAAAACTGGCATCTGGTTTACCTGTTATTGCTTACGATATTCCAGGTACAAGGGAAGCTTTACGTCGCTTTGATAATTTACTATTAGTTCCCGCTGGAGATGTTGAACAATTTAGCCAAAAGCTCATAAACTTACTGTGTCTGGACGAGACAAGCTATACAGAGTTGTCAAAACAGTGTGTTGAAGTTGCTCAAAGTTTTGATTGGTCGAGTATTGCCAATGAAACCTTGAATGCTTACCACGATTTTAGGAGTAAACAATGA
- a CDS encoding glycosyltransferase family 2 protein → MVNQQEEINLSVALVTRNRPDSLERCLKSLRDQKVQPFEVVVSDDSDDLYKSSTKEIAQKWGCRYIDGPKRGLYANRNYVALACYGTHIRTMDDDHEFPEQHIEVCLNAIQSDPSSIWIIGEYSPTSSIENAPHPCPGQLHPRGFSFYPKDTQNCWAIADGASIYPKKIFASGLRFVEYYKFGASYLEWGSRLYYLSYRIRHLDSTYIIHHFNPKARSFSDQEMDQSSRFFAMLCHSFLYQSTFKNKCLFSYEILKQFILDPKLTIKCIINSWSNFELFSRSFCA, encoded by the coding sequence ATGGTGAATCAACAAGAAGAAATTAATTTAAGTGTTGCTTTAGTGACTCGTAATCGTCCTGATAGCTTAGAGCGTTGTTTAAAAAGTTTGCGAGATCAGAAAGTTCAACCTTTTGAAGTCGTGGTTTCAGACGACTCAGATGATTTATATAAGAGTTCAACCAAAGAGATTGCTCAAAAATGGGGATGCCGTTACATCGACGGACCAAAGCGGGGACTTTATGCTAATCGTAACTATGTTGCCTTAGCTTGTTACGGTACTCATATTCGCACAATGGATGATGATCATGAATTTCCTGAACAACATATCGAAGTTTGTTTAAATGCTATTCAGTCAGATCCATCTTCTATCTGGATTATTGGAGAATATTCGCCAACATCGTCTATCGAAAACGCCCCACATCCCTGTCCTGGTCAATTACATCCTCGTGGTTTTTCTTTCTATCCTAAAGACACTCAAAATTGTTGGGCGATCGCCGATGGTGCTAGTATTTATCCGAAGAAAATTTTTGCATCAGGTTTAAGATTTGTTGAATACTATAAGTTTGGTGCTTCTTACTTAGAATGGGGGAGTCGTTTATATTATTTAAGCTATCGCATACGTCATTTAGATTCTACCTATATTATTCATCATTTTAATCCTAAAGCTCGGTCATTTTCTGACCAAGAAATGGATCAATCATCCAGATTTTTTGCGATGTTATGTCATTCGTTTCTATATCAATCAACTTTTAAAAATAAATGTCTATTTTCCTATGAAATTTTGAAGCAATTTATTCTTGACCCAAAATTAACCATTAAATGCATAATAAATTCATGGTCAAATTTCGAATTATTTTCTAGGTCTTTTTGTGCTTAA
- a CDS encoding GDP-mannose 4,6-dehydratase, producing MKIALISGISGQDGAYLAQLLIEKSYAVWGTSRDAQISNFRNLKILGIRESIKVVSMALTDFRSVLQVVSQVNPDEIYNLAGQSSVGLSFEQPVETLESITIGTLNLLEVVRFLDKPIKLYSASSSECFGDTGNSAADENTAFRPRSPYAVAKSAAFWQVANYREAYNLYACSGILFNHESPLRPERFVTQKIIATACRIAQGSQEKLYLGNTSISRDWGWAPEYVEAMYLMLQQAKPDDYVIATGASYLLQDFVEITFSSLGLNWREHVIIDQSLFRPTDLAMGKANPRKAQEQLGWKAEYKTPDVVKMMINARSNGKY from the coding sequence ATGAAAATAGCATTAATTTCTGGCATATCAGGACAAGATGGGGCATATTTAGCTCAACTACTAATTGAAAAAAGTTATGCCGTTTGGGGTACGTCAAGGGACGCTCAAATATCCAATTTCCGTAATCTCAAAATTTTGGGTATCCGGGAGTCTATAAAAGTCGTCTCCATGGCCTTAACAGACTTCCGCAGTGTCTTGCAGGTGGTTTCACAGGTCAACCCCGATGAAATTTATAACCTTGCCGGACAATCTTCCGTTGGTTTATCCTTTGAACAGCCCGTTGAAACTCTAGAAAGTATCACTATCGGCACCTTAAACCTATTAGAAGTTGTTCGCTTTTTGGACAAACCAATCAAACTCTACAGCGCTAGTTCTAGTGAATGCTTTGGAGATACAGGCAATTCCGCCGCTGATGAAAATACCGCCTTTCGTCCTAGGAGTCCCTATGCCGTGGCCAAGTCCGCCGCCTTTTGGCAAGTGGCAAACTATCGAGAAGCGTATAATCTATATGCGTGCTCCGGCATTCTTTTTAACCATGAATCTCCCTTGCGGCCAGAAAGATTTGTGACTCAAAAAATTATCGCTACTGCGTGTCGTATTGCCCAGGGCAGTCAGGAAAAGCTCTATTTGGGCAACACCAGCATCAGTCGGGATTGGGGATGGGCTCCAGAGTATGTCGAGGCTATGTACCTAATGCTCCAACAGGCAAAACCAGATGATTATGTCATTGCCACAGGGGCGAGTTATCTTTTACAGGATTTTGTGGAAATTACTTTCTCTTCATTGGGATTAAACTGGCGGGAGCATGTCATCATCGATCAAAGTTTATTTCGTCCTACGGATTTGGCAATGGGTAAAGCAAATCCCCGCAAAGCTCAGGAGCAATTGGGGTGGAAAGCAGAGTATAAAACCCCAGACGTGGTAAAAATGATGATTAATGCGAGGTCAAATGGGAAATATTGA
- a CDS encoding FkbM family methyltransferase yields the protein MKTTINDYIGQFIKTTPEFKGKWRIIRYWMNQNKDHRTKYRILPGGEKILCDLSIPYEAMVYLKREEQKDLELLTQLLKPSDTFVDCGANIGIWSLVAASRVSYSGKVYAFEPNPSTF from the coding sequence ATGAAAACAACTATTAACGACTACATTGGTCAATTTATCAAAACAACTCCTGAATTTAAAGGTAAATGGAGAATTATTAGATATTGGATGAATCAAAATAAAGACCATAGAACCAAATATAGAATATTGCCAGGCGGCGAAAAAATCCTATGTGATTTGAGTATTCCTTACGAAGCTATGGTTTACTTAAAAAGAGAGGAGCAAAAAGACTTAGAATTACTCACTCAATTATTGAAGCCGTCAGATACTTTTGTTGATTGTGGTGCAAATATTGGTATTTGGTCTTTAGTTGCTGCTTCTAGAGTGAGTTATTCTGGCAAAGTATATGCTTTTGAACCCAATCCATCAACTTTTTAA
- a CDS encoding glycosyltransferase yields MTTSQLNPVVTITAKTHPYVCGVGDYTVNLVKYFNQYQDIELSLLTGKSCESFHGEVPVFPVLEGNTQKDYEKLLNLLNQASVKIVVLQYAPYLYNSQGYDLNLVNFWKQCAQSMQTVLIVHETYYWFLRYPGTWFKGIVQAHALKALALSSDSIFCGSEQYSRQLQRLVQDQKIICYLPIPNNIAPNIISSQQKDNLRQQLNISPDSLVLTLYGCIGSIRKSWVIKLDRYLRSRSLSVTWLFLGNAQSLNISCTNPVVRPGYLSADILSQYLQISTLLIMPHEFGVSAKRGSLMSAIEHKLPILGTDGDLTDSFLKDQPSIFLVPDGIYSSFQSELIKILSMLSTKSAFADLTEKTYAYYQENLSWRNVVTILNQHVHAHHKN; encoded by the coding sequence ATGACAACCTCCCAATTAAACCCCGTTGTGACCATTACAGCAAAAACCCATCCCTATGTCTGCGGTGTTGGGGACTATACGGTTAATTTGGTCAAATATTTTAATCAATATCAAGACATCGAACTGAGCTTGCTAACTGGTAAAAGTTGTGAATCTTTTCATGGTGAAGTTCCGGTGTTTCCAGTGTTAGAAGGAAATACCCAAAAAGATTATGAAAAACTATTGAATTTGCTTAATCAAGCATCAGTAAAAATAGTTGTGTTGCAGTACGCTCCCTACCTATACAATTCTCAAGGATATGACCTAAATTTGGTGAATTTCTGGAAACAATGTGCCCAGTCTATGCAGACTGTTTTGATAGTTCATGAAACCTATTATTGGTTTTTGCGCTATCCTGGTACCTGGTTTAAAGGGATTGTTCAGGCTCATGCACTTAAAGCTTTAGCCTTGTCTAGTGATAGTATCTTTTGTGGCTCTGAGCAATATTCTCGGCAGCTTCAACGCTTAGTTCAAGATCAAAAAATAATTTGCTACCTGCCCATTCCAAATAATATTGCTCCAAATATAATTTCATCCCAGCAAAAAGATAATTTACGTCAACAGTTGAATATTTCTCCAGATAGCTTAGTACTAACTCTGTATGGATGTATTGGTTCTATTCGTAAATCATGGGTGATTAAGTTAGATCGTTATCTCCGTTCCCGTTCTCTGTCCGTTACTTGGCTTTTCCTAGGAAATGCCCAGTCTCTGAACATATCTTGCACAAATCCTGTAGTTCGTCCTGGCTATCTCTCGGCGGACATTTTGTCTCAATATCTGCAAATCAGTACCTTACTGATAATGCCCCATGAATTTGGGGTAAGCGCTAAAAGAGGGTCATTGATGTCTGCCATTGAACATAAACTACCTATCTTAGGAACTGATGGTGATTTAACTGACTCGTTTTTGAAAGATCAACCAAGTATATTTTTAGTACCTGATGGTATATATTCTAGTTTCCAATCAGAACTGATAAAAATTTTAAGTATGTTAAGTACAAAATCTGCCTTTGCTGATTTAACTGAAAAAACCTATGCTTATTACCAAGAAAATTTAAGTTGGAGAAACGTTGTTACTATACTAAACCAACACGTTCATGCCCACCATAAGAATTAA
- a CDS encoding bifunctional 2-polyprenyl-6-hydroxyphenol methylase/3-demethylubiquinol 3-O-methyltransferase UbiG, which produces MRKIFCQNDWPDSWKYSYPYDLLEVYGSLKFPGYAYAYESRRKHTLNLIKSVARPGARILDVAAAQGNFTLTLAEMGYEVTWNDLREELIDYVKLKWESGTVNYAPGNIFDLNFDGQFDVVLIAEVIEHVAHPDNFLKNIAKMLKPDGHIVLSTPNGEYFKNHLPRFSDCSDPSQYEKMQFQPNSDGHIFLLHLDEVEQLTHQAGLVIKEARLVTNSLTNGHIKLHYLLKFLPKSWILVFENVTCSMPLSIKRKLHTTTLVLLSHKSE; this is translated from the coding sequence ATGAGAAAAATTTTTTGTCAGAATGATTGGCCTGATAGCTGGAAATATAGTTATCCATACGATTTATTGGAAGTTTATGGTTCATTAAAGTTTCCTGGTTATGCTTATGCTTATGAAAGCCGAAGAAAGCATACATTAAATTTGATTAAGAGTGTCGCTAGGCCTGGAGCCAGAATTCTAGATGTAGCTGCGGCACAAGGCAATTTTACGTTAACACTAGCAGAAATGGGATACGAGGTTACTTGGAATGATTTACGCGAAGAATTAATTGATTATGTCAAACTAAAATGGGAGTCAGGTACTGTTAACTATGCACCAGGAAATATTTTTGATTTGAATTTTGACGGGCAATTTGACGTGGTTTTGATTGCGGAAGTAATCGAACATGTTGCTCATCCTGATAATTTCTTGAAAAATATTGCCAAAATGCTTAAGCCAGATGGTCATATTGTCTTAAGTACCCCTAATGGAGAGTATTTCAAAAATCATTTACCTAGATTTTCTGACTGTTCTGATCCTAGTCAATATGAAAAAATGCAATTTCAACCAAACTCAGATGGACATATTTTTTTACTTCATTTAGACGAGGTTGAACAACTAACACATCAAGCAGGATTAGTTATTAAAGAAGCTAGACTGGTGACTAATTCATTAACAAATGGCCATATTAAACTACATTATTTATTAAAGTTTTTACCCAAGTCTTGGATTTTAGTTTTTGAAAATGTAACTTGCTCTATGCCCTTATCGATAAAGCGTAAATTGCACACGACAACCCTTGTTTTGTTGTCGCATAAGAGTGAATAA